From the genome of Sediminibacter sp. Hel_I_10:
AACAAAACAGATGATTTTATTTTTTATGCTCTAAATTAAAGCAAAAAATAACCTTAGCATAAGTCTCAGAGAGCTTAGTCACGAATAACCTAATATAAGATGATGAACTCAAGCACAAAAATCATTCTTAAAGCAGGATTGATCAACGGATTAATATGGTCAGCCATTTTGATGATGCTTACTTATTTCAAAAACGGAATCATCTATACCAATTACCTTCCCTTTTGGTTTTTATTTTTTGCGAGTACCGGAGCAGCAAGGAAATACTATTTTTTATCTAAAGAAAAATAACGCATGTTTACCAACCTACAAATAGACTTAGAAGCGATTCCTAACTTAGAGGATGTGGTGTTAAAACCGATCTCAAAACGGTATTTAAACGTCATTCTCGTTAATAAAATATTGCTTTTTGGTGCACTTTATACCGCCTTATTTCTTGGGAAATGGTTTGCAGATGATGTTCTTTTTTTAGATTATTTCTGGTATCTGTTTTTAGTCCTATCGATTTTTGTTATTGGCAATATCGTGGTGTCTGTATTGGCATTTTATAAAAGAAAGTACGCCATCCGGGAGAAGGATGTGATTTATTCTAAAGGCCTTCTTGTTCATAAGTTAACTACGGTTCCTATTTCA
Proteins encoded in this window:
- a CDS encoding PH domain-containing protein; this encodes MFTNLQIDLEAIPNLEDVVLKPISKRYLNVILVNKILLFGALYTALFLGKWFADDVLFLDYFWYLFLVLSIFVIGNIVVSVLAFYKRKYAIREKDVIYSKGLLVHKLTTVPISRIQHIEESRSWLARQFQLASIKIFTAGESGSDLSIHGLPEDEAAYINDFLSSKVNGDS